CGAACGAGCCGAGCACACCGGCGGCGATCCACATCGCGCGCGGATGCGTGCCGAGCTGCTTGCTCAGCACCGCACCCATCTTGTCGGTGTTGGTCGCGGCGGTGACCATGAGGCCCGCGGCCGTGCTGATGATCAGCGCCGGCACCTGCGTCACGAGACCGTCGCCGACCGTGAGAAGGGTGTACGTGCCCGCGGCCTTACCGATGTCCATGCCGCGCTGGATGACACCGATGAAGATGCCGCCGACGATGTTGACGATGACGACGAGAATGCCGAGGATCGCGTCGCCCTTCACATACTTGGAGGCGCCGTCCATCGCGCCGTAGAAGTCGGCGGTGCGCGCGATCTCATCGCGGCGCGTGCGGGCTTCCTTCTCGTCGATCAGACCGGCGGACAGATCGGCGTCGATCGCCATCTGCTTGCCGGGCATGGCATCGAGGGTGAAGCGCGCCGCGACTTCCGCGATGCGGCCGGCACCCTTGGTGATGACGATGAAATTGATGCCGGTGAGGATCAGGAAGATGACGATACCGACGGCATAATTGCCGCCGATGACGAACTGTCCGAATGCCTCGATGACCTTGCCCGCGTGTGCCTGCGTGAGAATGAGGCGCGTCGAGGAGACGTTGAGCCCCATGCGGAAGAGCGTCAGCAGGAGCAGCAACGCGGGAAAACTGCTGAAATCGAGCGGATTGGTCGTGTAGAGGGAGACCAGGAGCACCACCAGCGACAGCCCGATGCTCGCCGCGAGGCAGAGATCGAGGAGGACCGGCGGCAGCGGCACCACGATGAGGGCAATGACGAACACCACCACCAGGGCGATGGCGATTTCCGCCTTTTTCGCCCCGGCAGAAGTTGCCGGAATCGGGAGCGCAGCACTGGTCATATATCACTCACTATGCAGCGACCGTGCCACGCCATTTCCGGCCGTAGCGCTCCTGCTGGCGCATGACGAAGGCGAGCACTTCGGCCACCGCCAGATACATCTCCACCGGGATGACCGTACCCACCTTGGCCACTTTGATGAGTGCGCGGGCGAGCGGCTTGTTCTCGATGACGGGCACGCCGTGCTGGAACGCCAGTTCCTTGATGCGCTGGGCGATTTTGCGCTCGCCGAGGGCCACGACATAGGGAGCCGGCGCGACATTCGGATCGTATTTGATGGCGATCGCGATGTGCGTCGGATTCACGATGACCACGTCGGCCTTGGGAACGGCCGCGAACATCTGTCGACGGATGCGTTCGCGGGCGATGGCGCGGCGACGTCCCTTCATTTCGGGATTGCCTTCCTGCTGCTTGAATTCCTCCTTGACCTCCTGCTTGGTCATCTTGAGGTCTTCCATCGTCTTCCAGCGCTGGAAACCGTAGTCGGCCGCGGCGAGGACGAGGAACATCATGCCGGCATTCTTGATCAGTGCGAAGCCGTATTTGCGCACGACTTCCACCAGCGCCATCGGGGACGGCGTCAGCGCCAGCGTCTGCACATCCGGCCAGGCGTTCTTCAGCGTGACGTACACGGCGTAGCCGACGATCGCCATCTTGAGCAGCGCCTTCGCGAGTTCCACGATGGACTGCTTGCCCAGGATGCGTTTGGCGTTGTTGAGCGGATTGAGACGTTCGAACTTGGGCTCGAGCGTCTTGGTCGTGAACAGACCACCGGTCTGCATGGCCTGCACACCCACGGCGATCACGGCCATCGCCGCCGTCACGCCGATCATGGCCGCCATGGTGCGGAAGCTCATGATCTGCAGCCAGGGAATGAGACCGTTGCCCATGCGTTCGCCGCTGCCGGCCGACGACAGGCTCGTGCCCATGGTGTCCAGCAGGAAGCGCCAGAGCTGCGGTCCCGTGAACGAGAAGACGAGCAGAAAGCCCAGGAGGAAAGCGGCGGTGGCGAACTCGGGGCTTTTGGCGATCTGCCCCTTCTCGCGCGCTTCCTCCAGTCGTTTGCCAGTTGGTGCTTCGGTCTTTTCGCCGGATTCGCCTTCAGCCATTGCCGCGTCTCATCAGCGCCTCCCCGCCGGTGCGGGGGCCGAGCCAGATGGCACACCAGGTGCCACCTGCGCCGCCCGCACAAAGGAGTCGAGGGTATTGCCGTACGGTGTCGTCCAGTCACCGAGCGCATGCACGATGAGCCCGATGGACCCGGCGAAGGTGAGCAGGCCGATCCCGATCTGCAGCGGAAAGGCGAGGCTCATGATCTGCAACTGCGGCGCCGCGCGTCCGAGAATGGCGAGCGCGATGTTGGTGACGAGCACCGCGGCGATCACGGGCGCCGCGAACTGCAGTCCCGTGGCGAAGATGGTGGACCCGGCTTTCGTGAGCGCGAGGAATCCATCGCGGAAATCGATGGGCGTGCCCAGCGGCAATGCCGTGAAGCTGCGGGCCACGCCTTCCAGCATGACGATGTGTCCACCGGCCAGCAGCAGCAGCGTGAGGGCCATGATCTGCATGAACGAACCCAGGATTGCGCCCTGGGTGTTGTTCACCGGATCGAAGATGGCGGCGCCGGAGAGACCGATCGTGGTGGTCATCAGTTCACCGGCGAATTCGGCGCCGGCCACGACCAGTGCCGCAGCCAGTCCGAAGGCAAAACCGATGGCGGTTTCGGCGAGGAACGTGCCCGGTGTGATCGCCAGCGTCTCGCGGTTGGAGGTTGCCAGCGCCGTGGGCAGCAGCAATACGGCGAAGAGCACGAGCAGCGCCGTGCGCAGTCGCATGGGCACCGTCTTCGCCGACCACGCGGGAGCGACGAGCAGCAGGCCGCCCACCCGCAGCGCGGTGAGCACGAAAGCGGTGGCCACGCCGGGAGCAAAGAAGTCCGGGAGCCCGAAGATGAGCGACTGACCCACGGGGCTGCTGGGGTTCACCGGTGGCGGGGACTCAGCCGACCATCGCGGGAATGCCGCGAATGACCTGGGTGGTGAACTTGATCAGGATCTGCATCAGCCAGGGGAGGCCGACGATGAACGCGCCACCGACCAGAATGAGCTTGGGCACGAAGACCAGGGTCTGTTCCTGGATCTGGGTGACCGACTGGATGATGGCGATGACCAGACCCACGCCGAGCGCCAGGAGCAGCAGCGGCGCCGCGACCATGAGGGCAGTCATGATCGCATCGCGGGTCAGGTCGATGACGAGCTGGTGAGACAAGGCGGAGGCCGGGTTTGGGGGAGCGCGAGGCTGACGAGAGGGGGAGAAAGCAAGGGCGGGGCCAGAGGGCGAGTTTGGGGTTTGCTGTTCACAAGTCGTTCTGGGTGAACGACTTGGGCTCTTGGTCGATTGTGGATTCTGCCTGATGTGTCGCGCGCCGCCCGGCAGGAAATGCCGGGGGCGCAATGCGACCGGGATCACTCAAAAGGGACCCGGCAGGAATTGCTCGGTGGCGCAGGTCGGGCGGCGGGTCTGTTGACAACCGGCGCGCGGTGAAAAGAATAGAAGATGCGCCTGATGCTGCTCGTCATTCTCTGTGGCCTCGGGTTGGGTCCCGATCACCTCGCTGCCCAGGTGGCCTCCGGGAACGTGCAGGTCCGCGTGGTCGACGCGGCGTTGGCGCCGGTGGCGGCGGCCGAGGTGATCTTGCAGGGCGAAAAGCGTCAGGCATTCTCGGCGCGCTCGGACTCGACCGGGCAGGCCCTCATCGGCGGTATCCCACCCGGTCTCTGGGTGATCACGGTGCGACGTGTCGGTCTGAAATCCGTGACCGGCAGCATCCGTGTGGCCGCGGGACAGAATGTCTACTCGGTGCAGATCGACGAGGCCGCGTTGACGCTCGTGGGCATGCGCGTGGTGGGTGACCGGGTGTACTCTGCGCGTCTCGACGATTTCGAACGGCGACGTCAGGCGGGACTGCCCAGTGCCGTGGTCACGCAGGAACAGATCGATCGCCTGGGCCCCGTGCAACTCTCACGCATGCTGCGTGGCATGAGCGGATTGAAGATCGCCGATTCGAGTGGCTCGACGGTGGCGATCTCATCGCGGGGCGCCGTGCCATTCCGGCCACCGGGGAGCGCGACGCCGTTCATCATGGTCCCATGCGTCATGCGCATGGCCGTCGATGGTGTTCTGATGCCCGGCCTCTCCAACATCGATCAGATCGTGCCCAAGGATGTGCACGGGATCGAGGTGTACTACGGTCCCGCGCGCATGCCTCCGGAGCTGGGAGGACTCAGAACGGACAACTGGTGCGGGTTGATCGCGATATGGACACGGGACCGGTAAGTACTGTCCGGAGCCTCACCCGATCATCCGTCTCCACAATCCCGGGCGACGCAGCAGCAGATAGTATCCGGAGCAGGCACTCGCCGCCGCATTGGCCACGACGATGCTCCACCAGGGCACCAGTTCGCGCATCGGCTCCGTGATCCGGCCGACCACCGCGATGGTGACGGCGAATCCCGTGAGAATGAGCCCGGTCATCAACCCGGCACGCCCCGGTGTGCGATAGGTCTGCTCCACCAGACGGAGCACGAAGAGGCCGATACAGAGCGACAGCACCAGATGCACCAGGTTGTACCAGAACACCACCGACATGTCCACCGCGATCGGGAACTGCAGAATCGCCGGATCGTGCACACCCCGGAACAAGCCCTGCCCCAGCAGGTTCACGGTGAACAGCGCTCCCCGACCGGCGAGCAGATCGAACGCCGTGTAAAACACGATCACCGCGGCGTAGGCAATGAGTCCCGCCGTCACACCGTCGCGCACCCACCGGGTTTCCGTCATGTGTTTCCTCTCGTGTCCCAGAGCTTCAGATGTTTCAGAGGGTGCGCAGCAACGCGGCGGTGCGTTGCCAGTCACCGGACATGCGATACGACACACGTCCTTCACGATCGAGCAATACCACGGCCGACGCGTGGACGATCTCGCCTGTCCTGGTGTCGCGTGAATGGGCGACATCCCAGGCGCTCAGCACCTGCAGTACTTCGTCCACCGATCCGCTGAGCACACGATCATTGGCGCCGAGCTGCCACTGGTCGGCGATGCTGGAGAGGCGGGTGGGCACATCGCGCCATGGATCGAGTGTGACAACCACCAGCATGACATCATCGGCGTTGGCGTTGCGCCGGGCCGTCTTGAGATCCTGCACGATGGTGGGGCACACGGTCTCGCAGTGTGCATACGCGAACGTCACCATCGCCGGATGACCGCGCAGTCGTTCGAGCGAAAACGACTGACCGTGCTGATCGACGAGCGCGAGCGGCGGCGGTGTCTCGAGGACGGTGTTCCGCGTTTCCATCATCGATGCCACGAACGGCTGTGGTGTGAACACCGACGCGTCGGCCACACGGCCCGCGCGGCGTGCACTCTGCACACGCCAGAGCGCGGCGCTCATCCCCGATGCCACGAGCAGGAGCATCGCACCGATCAGCATCTGTCCGCCAAATGACGCGCGCAGGCGACGGACGTCTTCGCGAAGCGCATCACCCCACACCGCCATCAGCACACCGATCATGCCGATCGGCTCGCCGATGAGCAGGATCCATCCGCCCGCGGCCGGCAGCCCGTTGGCCATCGTGCCGAAACAGGCGGCGCGCGTGCGCAGGACCCACTCCGGCACACTGGCCGGTACGGGCCACAGCGCGAGGGCCCACCATGCCGCGGTGATGACCAGCAGCATCACCAGCGCCGGGAAGGCGACCCCACGCTGCGCACGCGCCTCCGTCATGAGTGAACCATGAATCAGCCCACCTTCCACAGGAAGGTCAGGAGCTTCCAGTTCGTGAAGTAGTACACCACGAAGGCCAGCAGGAAGATCGCCACGAGCACCATGGTGCCCGGTGTGGGGCCGATGATGCTGCGCGAGCTGGCGTGCAGTGCCTCGTTGATCTCGTCGACGTTGGCCGCGTGCACCGGCGGATTGGTGAGTCCCTGCGGAATGCCGGCAATGGCCTTGCCGGTCTCCACAGTGGTGATGGCTTCGCCGAAGAACACCGACTTCACAGCGATGGCGATGAAGCTGAACGCACCGGTCACGGCCAGAATGCCGCCGATGCCCATCACGGCCAGCGTGATGTCCACCGCCGGATTGAACTGCACATCGAACAGCGCCTGCGAGAACGAGGCATCCCAGTGCCGCCGCGGAACCCCGAAGCTGCCGGCGAACGTCATGCCCATGGACAGCAGCAGCATGCCGATCGCGAACAGGTACGGTTGCGCCTTGGCCAGTCCCCAGAACGCGACCTTTCGCCGGAATACCAGCGGCAGCAGGTAGTATGTCGCGCCCATGAACGCCATGGCCGTGCCGCTCACCACCGTGGCATGGAAGTGTCCCGGGATGCGCATGGTGTTGTGCGCGATGATGTTGATCTGCTCGGTGCCGATGGTCACGCCGGTGATGCCACCCACGAAACCGAACACCACCACGCTGAACACCATCGCGCTGAATCCCGGGTCACCCCATGGGGCGCGTCGCAGCCACCCGAACAAGCCGTCGGTGAACCCGCGCAGGCGCATGCCCAGCTCCATACCGGCCGGCACGGTGAAGCCGTGAATCATGGAGGCCAGCACGGCCATGTACATGAAGTACGACGTGTTCACGATCTTCCAGGCCGGACCGAAGCCCGGATCGACCAGCAGGTGGTGCGCCGACGCCATCGAGATGAACAGGATGTAGAGCACGAACGCCGAGCGGCTCACTTTCTCGTTCAGCACGACACCGCCAACGGTGAGCGCGGCGAGCAGATACCACACCGCCACCATCGCCGCCACGTTGATCTGCTGCGACGAATGGCCGAGCGCCCACCAGAGCATGCGGTAGATCTCGGGATCGACGCTCTTGATGAGCCCCAGACTCCACAGGAACGTGGGGATGTAGATCATCGCGCCATGGAGCAGCGTGATCACGGCGATGATGGCCGCCGTCATCGCGCCGTACACCACCAACGGCATGGATCCTTCGTAGGTCTTCTCCCGCTTGGCGATCACCAGCGTGGCGAAGAACTGTCCGCACACGATGAGCGCGCCCACCGCGAAGAGAATCACGCCGAGATACAGCCCCGGATGCGCCTTGAGTGGCGGATAGGACGTGAACAGCACATCGGCACGGCCCGACCACTGCACCCACTCCACCAGCAGTGTCCCACTCAGCATCAGCCCGAAACTGAACCAGCCGAGTTTCGGAGCGGCCGGGCGACTGTTGAGCAGAATCGTCGCCGCGAACCACAGCACCGCCATCTCGAAGTAGATGATGAAGAAGATCAGCATGTTCATGCCGTGCACGCCGAGGATGCGGTAGTACCATTCGGCGGGGAGCAGATGCACGGCCTGCCAGCGGGTGAGCACCAGCAGCAGGGCGGCCACCGCTCCGATGAGCAGGGAGACCACCGCCACGACGGCGTTCGCCTTGATGAGCGGCTCGGCGGCACTGGCCACCACGCGTCCGGTGACCGGGCAGATCCGATGCGGAAACGCCGGTGCCGAAGCAGAGACAGGAGCGACGGTGCTCATTCGTCCTCCTCATGGCGAAGCGTGGCCTGCGCGTTGTCGGCGACCGGTCGACCCTGTTCGTCCACCACGATGACCCGACCGACCATCGTGTGATGACCGATCCCGCAGAACTCGTTGCAGATGATGCGGAAATCGCCGGTGGCCGTGGGCGTGACCTGCAGCGCGTAGTCGTAGCCCGGCACGACCTGGAAGTTCACGTTCAGCGGATAGAGGCTGAATCCGTGGTTCACATCGAGCGAGGACATGTGCAGGCGGTATGTGGCGCCGGCCTGCAACTGCAGGATGGGATACCACTGATACGTCATGCCGACGAGATAGACCTCCGCGCCGGGGGGCGGCGCGACGATGGGGATGCCACGATCGTCGCCGACTTTGTATTGCGCGGCGAACTCCATCGTGCGCGCGTAGAACTTCGCAGGCTCGACGCGGCGCCGGATGCCCGAAGGATTCTGGCCGCCCTTCCAGTGCCACAGCGGCATCATCGCGAAGAGCACCATGCACCAGGCGAACGAGATCGCCACCCACACCTTCTCGGCTTTGTGCGCCGGCTTCCACCAGACGCCCGGGACCGGGTCGAGTCCGGAATGCACCTTGGTCAGCATGGATTCCTCACGGCAGTGTGCCGGTTGGCATCGTGAGGATCTCCCACATGCCCCAGCCGGTGTAGACCACCATCATCACGACGATCCCCAGCACGAGCAGGAGAAAGACGTTGTCGAACAAGCGCTGCATCAACGGCGGTGCTTCCGGTTCGCCGGTATGGGGTGAGTCGTCCATGACGCTCTCAGGATGTGAAGGTGGGAATGGTGTGGATTCCTGATATCCACATGCGTAAACGTGTCATGCATGACGTGGCACGGATCGCCACGAAAACATGATTGTGTCATACTGGTATTGCACTAGATATCCCGCAGTAGGGATTTCCTTTATGCGTTCACGTACGCGGTCGCTCATGCGCTCTCTGGAACGTCTCGCCGCACGTCTGCTCCGCGCCGCGGATGCCGCCGTCACCCGCCTGTATGGATGGCGGTACAACGTCCTGCATCAGACAGGCACGTTGGTGGTGGCCCTGCTCGTGCTGCTCATCGTCACCGGGTTGTACCTGCTGGTCTTCTATCGGGTGGGCACCCCGTGGCAGTCGGTGGCGCGCCTGCACGACGATGTCGTGCTCGGGCGCTGGATCCGCTCGCTGCATCGCTTCGCGTCGGATGCGATGATCGTCGCGGCGGTCCTGCATGCGTGGCGGCTCTTCGCGCAGGCGCGATCATGGGGACGACGGGCACTGGCCTGGACATCCGGCGTGGTGCTGTTCGTCATGCTGTTCGTGAGTGGATGGACGGGCTATGTGCTGGTGTGGGATACATTCGGCGCGGAACTCGCCGTGGGGGGCGCGCGGCTGTTCGATGCGCTGCCCGTGCTCAGTGAACCGGTGCGAAGGATCTTCGCCGGGGATCAGCCCATTCCCAGCGCATTCTTCTTCATCAATCTCTTCCTGCACATCGCGTTGCCGCTGGGTGTGGGAGCCGGATTGTGGGTCCATCTCTCGCACATCGCGCGCCCCACGTTGTTTCCACCACGTGTGCTGATGTACGGCATGGGTGGAGCGTTGCTGGCGCTGGCTCTGTTCTTCCCCGCGCCGCTCGCCCCCGAGGCGTCGCTGCTGTCGGTGAATCAGCGCGCGCCGGTGGATCTCTTCTTCGCGTTCTGGCTGCCGTGGGCGAACAGTCTGCCACCGTGGGTGGCCTGGGCCGGTGCCATCGGCACGTTCGGTCTCGCGCTGAGTGTGCCGTTGTTCACGCGCCGTCCCCGCACGGATGGATGGACGCCCAGTGTCGTGGACGAGCGTTACTGCACCGGATGCAACCAGTGTCCGCAGGACTGTCCGTGGGAAGCGATCACGATGATTCCGCGCGAGGGGGCGCATGGCGCGCAGTCGGCGCTGGTGGCCCGCGTGGATCCATCACGCTGCGTGTCGTGCGGCATCTGCGCGGGTTCGTGCGCGCCCATGGGCGTCGGCCCGGCGGGGCACACGGGCCGCGATCAGATCATCCAGGTGCGCGCGCTCCACATCGCACCGGAGCCGCGCGAATGGCGGCCCGTGGCCATCTGCTGTGAGCATGCCGCGCCGGAGTATCTGACGCCGCTGCGCGAGCACAACGCCGAGGTGCGCCTCGTTCCCTGCGCGGGCAACCTGCACACGTCGGTGATCGAACTCAGTCTGCGTGCCGGCTCACCGGGTGTCATGGTCTTCACCTGTCCGCCGCGCGATTGCCGCGGACGTGAGGGTCCCAAGTGGCTGCATGAACGGCTGTACAACGACCGTGAAGCCGAACTGCAGGCACGTGTGGACCGGACCCGCGTGGCCACCGCGGTGATGGCCCCCGGAGATCTCGCCGGAACCCTCGCCGCGTGGACGGCATTCACCGCACGACTCGATGCGTACGATCATCGCTCCCCGGATACCCTCGACGATCCACTCGGCGCCATCTGCGAGCCCGTGCCGATGGAGGAGAACTGATGTCGCGCGTCTCGTGGGTGCGTGGTGCCATCGGTGTGGTGGTCGCGGCGTTCGGCCTGCTGGCCCTGCGCGCGTTGTCGCTCACGTCGCTGCCCGTGGCATCGAAGGGACGGTCGGTGCTCCGACTCTCATGGTCGGCGCGCCCCGAGCGTATCGAGCAGTGCCGACGACTCACCGATGCGGAACTCGCGGAACGACCGCAGCACATGCGACTGCGCTGGGAATGCGAGGGCCGTTTCGCGCGGTATCTGCTCACGCTCTCGGTGAACGGGCAGCCCGTGGCATCGGACACCGTACGCGGCAGCGGACTGCGTCATGACCGGCCGATGCATCTGTTCCGCGAATACGGACTCGAACCCGGCGAGCAGCGTCTGGCAGTGACACTGCGGCGGATCGACGCCGAGGTGCGTCCCGACAGCGCCGGTGATCAGACCGCCGAGGGTGTGGGCGCCGCCGACCGGGAAACGCGGGAGGCGCAGGAACGGCGTACCCGACGCGCGGAGGCGTTGCCCGAGGTGGTGTCGCTGGATACGACACTCGCGGTGCATGCGGGCAACGTGGTGTTGATTTCGTATTCGAGCACCGCGAGGGAGCTCGTTCTCAAGGCGAGGCCGTAGGGCGGTTGCTATCGATCTGCTTCCTGATCAGCTCCTTCCTGCTTCCTCTTGATATCCATGACGCGGTGGCGCCGAGTGTGTCCGGATGACGCTCCCGGGGGCGAGGGACGGTGGTGCGTCATCCGGAGAGTGCCAATTCCACGGCGTCAATATTTCAAGAGGGAGCAGGAGGGAGCGGGTCAGGGAGGAGATCAATAGATGCTCCTCTCATTCCTGAAGACCGTTGGTGTTATCTGAAGCTTTGCACCAGACTCGTGATGGTCAGGCTCCAGCCGTCGACCAGGACGAACAGCAACAACTTGAATGGCAGGGAAATCATCGCCGGTGGCAGCATGAACATGCCCATACTCATCAGCACCGACGCAACCACGGCATCGATGATGATGAACGGCAGGTAGATCGCAAACCCGATCTGGAACGCCGTGCGCAGTTCACTGGCCACGAATGCCGACATCAACACATGCAATGGCACATCGTCCACCGTATTCGGGCGGTCCATGCGGCTCAACCTCACGAACGTCTCCACATCCGACGGGCGTGTCTGCTTGAGCATGAAGGTCCTGAATGGTTTCACACCCGTCTTCATCATTTCGACCTGCGTCATCTGTCCATCGAGCCACGGCGTGATCGCGGTGCGATTCACCTCACTCAACGTGGGACCCATGACAAAACCGGTGAGCAGCAACGCCATGCCGGCGAGCAACTGGCCCGGCGGAGCGGTCTGCGTACCCATCGCCTGCTTGAGGAAGTGCAGCACGATGAGGATGCGGGTGAAGCCCGTCATCATCAGCAGCAGCGTGGGGAGCAGCGTGAGCAGCCCCATCATCACCACGATGCCCACGGTGCCGTTCAGGCGCAGACCGCCGTCTTCGCCGCTGCCGCCAAGTTTGACGTCCATCTGCGGCATCATGCGCATGATGGCGTCGTCGGCCGCGATGGGTGCCGGTGTGGCGGCCGAAGCCTGATTGTTCGGCTCCTGCGCTGGCGTGGTCACCATCTGCGACATCGCACGCGGCGCCGATGTGCCACGGTTCGTGGTGGCCGCGCCGTTGCCGGTGCGGGGCTGCGCGGTCGGCGTCGTGGAGAGCTGCGCCTTGGCCGTGGCGTTCGTGATGTCATTGCGCGCACCTGCCGCGGCGCCGCGCGTGCTGCCACCCCGACGGTTGGCCGGCACGAGGGGCGGTGCATCGAGCGTGCGCGGTGCGGCGGGCGATTGCAGCGCGGGC
The sequence above is drawn from the Gemmatimonas aurantiaca genome and encodes:
- the flhB gene encoding flagellar biosynthesis protein FlhB, with protein sequence MAEGESGEKTEAPTGKRLEEAREKGQIAKSPEFATAAFLLGFLLVFSFTGPQLWRFLLDTMGTSLSSAGSGERMGNGLIPWLQIMSFRTMAAMIGVTAAMAVIAVGVQAMQTGGLFTTKTLEPKFERLNPLNNAKRILGKQSIVELAKALLKMAIVGYAVYVTLKNAWPDVQTLALTPSPMALVEVVRKYGFALIKNAGMMFLVLAAADYGFQRWKTMEDLKMTKQEVKEEFKQQEGNPEMKGRRRAIARERIRRQMFAAVPKADVVIVNPTHIAIAIKYDPNVAPAPYVVALGERKIAQRIKELAFQHGVPVIENKPLARALIKVAKVGTVIPVEMYLAVAEVLAFVMRQQERYGRKWRGTVAA
- the fliR gene encoding flagellar biosynthetic protein FliR is translated as MNPSSPVGQSLIFGLPDFFAPGVATAFVLTALRVGGLLLVAPAWSAKTVPMRLRTALLVLFAVLLLPTALATSNRETLAITPGTFLAETAIGFAFGLAAALVVAGAEFAGELMTTTIGLSGAAIFDPVNNTQGAILGSFMQIMALTLLLLAGGHIVMLEGVARSFTALPLGTPIDFRDGFLALTKAGSTIFATGLQFAAPVIAAVLVTNIALAILGRAAPQLQIMSLAFPLQIGIGLLTFAGSIGLIVHALGDWTTPYGNTLDSFVRAAQVAPGVPSGSAPAPAGRR
- a CDS encoding flagellar biosynthetic protein FliQ, with the protein product MSHQLVIDLTRDAIMTALMVAAPLLLLALGVGLVIAIIQSVTQIQEQTLVFVPKLILVGGAFIVGLPWLMQILIKFTTQVIRGIPAMVG
- a CDS encoding carboxypeptidase regulatory-like domain-containing protein → MRLMLLVILCGLGLGPDHLAAQVASGNVQVRVVDAALAPVAAAEVILQGEKRQAFSARSDSTGQALIGGIPPGLWVITVRRVGLKSVTGSIRVAAGQNVYSVQIDEAALTLVGMRVVGDRVYSARLDDFERRRQAGLPSAVVTQEQIDRLGPVQLSRMLRGMSGLKIADSSGSTVAISSRGAVPFRPPGSATPFIMVPCVMRMAVDGVLMPGLSNIDQIVPKDVHGIEVYYGPARMPPELGGLRTDNWCGLIAIWTRDR
- a CDS encoding SCO family protein, whose protein sequence is MTEARAQRGVAFPALVMLLVITAAWWALALWPVPASVPEWVLRTRAACFGTMANGLPAAGGWILLIGEPIGMIGVLMAVWGDALREDVRRLRASFGGQMLIGAMLLLVASGMSAALWRVQSARRAGRVADASVFTPQPFVASMMETRNTVLETPPPLALVDQHGQSFSLERLRGHPAMVTFAYAHCETVCPTIVQDLKTARRNANADDVMLVVVTLDPWRDVPTRLSSIADQWQLGANDRVLSGSVDEVLQVLSAWDVAHSRDTRTGEIVHASAVVLLDREGRVSYRMSGDWQRTAALLRTL
- a CDS encoding cbb3-type cytochrome c oxidase subunit I, with amino-acid sequence MSTVAPVSASAPAFPHRICPVTGRVVASAAEPLIKANAVVAVVSLLIGAVAALLLVLTRWQAVHLLPAEWYYRILGVHGMNMLIFFIIYFEMAVLWFAATILLNSRPAAPKLGWFSFGLMLSGTLLVEWVQWSGRADVLFTSYPPLKAHPGLYLGVILFAVGALIVCGQFFATLVIAKREKTYEGSMPLVVYGAMTAAIIAVITLLHGAMIYIPTFLWSLGLIKSVDPEIYRMLWWALGHSSQQINVAAMVAVWYLLAALTVGGVVLNEKVSRSAFVLYILFISMASAHHLLVDPGFGPAWKIVNTSYFMYMAVLASMIHGFTVPAGMELGMRLRGFTDGLFGWLRRAPWGDPGFSAMVFSVVVFGFVGGITGVTIGTEQINIIAHNTMRIPGHFHATVVSGTAMAFMGATYYLLPLVFRRKVAFWGLAKAQPYLFAIGMLLLSMGMTFAGSFGVPRRHWDASFSQALFDVQFNPAVDITLAVMGIGGILAVTGAFSFIAIAVKSVFFGEAITTVETGKAIAGIPQGLTNPPVHAANVDEINEALHASSRSIIGPTPGTMVLVAIFLLAFVVYYFTNWKLLTFLWKVG
- a CDS encoding cytochrome b N-terminal domain-containing protein, encoding MRSLERLAARLLRAADAAVTRLYGWRYNVLHQTGTLVVALLVLLIVTGLYLLVFYRVGTPWQSVARLHDDVVLGRWIRSLHRFASDAMIVAAVLHAWRLFAQARSWGRRALAWTSGVVLFVMLFVSGWTGYVLVWDTFGAELAVGGARLFDALPVLSEPVRRIFAGDQPIPSAFFFINLFLHIALPLGVGAGLWVHLSHIARPTLFPPRVLMYGMGGALLALALFFPAPLAPEASLLSVNQRAPVDLFFAFWLPWANSLPPWVAWAGAIGTFGLALSVPLFTRRPRTDGWTPSVVDERYCTGCNQCPQDCPWEAITMIPREGAHGAQSALVARVDPSRCVSCGICAGSCAPMGVGPAGHTGRDQIIQVRALHIAPEPREWRPVAICCEHAAPEYLTPLREHNAEVRLVPCAGNLHTSVIELSLRAGSPGVMVFTCPPRDCRGREGPKWLHERLYNDREAELQARVDRTRVATAVMAPGDLAGTLAAWTAFTARLDAYDHRSPDTLDDPLGAICEPVPMEEN
- the fliP gene encoding flagellar type III secretion system pore protein FliP (The bacterial flagellar biogenesis protein FliP forms a type III secretion system (T3SS)-type pore required for flagellar assembly.) translates to MLIAGLGVVAALAFVLGLGALCLYALRRWGTGALGVRMRVPVEVVQRVPLGPKTGLAVVRVGEKVMALSVGEGGVHPLFELDEADRQRVIATSKVPQPHISSAEASAAFAVASSAAAPVAAAPLSIAAFAPTETAEVPRFLTAPMTTSAGTPNTYAPQSGRQADRDFRAMLGVSLSGATRLAVFAVAMITFAAPVLHAQGAQATGTQPPAVQPAVQPPAVQPPAAPVAPAGAGTQTARPASAAATPALQSPAAPRTLDAPPLVPANRRGGSTRGAAAGARNDITNATAKAQLSTTPTAQPRTGNGAATTNRGTSAPRAMSQMVTTPAQEPNNQASAATPAPIAADDAIMRMMPQMDVKLGGSGEDGGLRLNGTVGIVVMMGLLTLLPTLLLMMTGFTRILIVLHFLKQAMGTQTAPPGQLLAGMALLLTGFVMGPTLSEVNRTAITPWLDGQMTQVEMMKTGVKPFRTFMLKQTRPSDVETFVRLSRMDRPNTVDDVPLHVLMSAFVASELRTAFQIGFAIYLPFIIIDAVVASVLMSMGMFMLPPAMISLPFKLLLFVLVDGWSLTITSLVQSFR